Proteins encoded within one genomic window of [Enterobacter] lignolyticus SCF1:
- the pptA gene encoding tautomerase PptA, whose protein sequence is MPHIDIKCFPRGLDDEQKAALAEDIAEVIIRHLNSKDRSISVALNEVAESEWKSQVWDSEIAPQLESLIKKPGYAM, encoded by the coding sequence ATGCCACATATCGATATTAAATGTTTTCCCCGCGGCCTGGACGACGAACAAAAAGCCGCGCTGGCGGAGGATATCGCCGAGGTGATTATTCGTCACCTCAACAGCAAGGACCGCTCGATAAGCGTCGCGCTGAATGAGGTGGCGGAAAGCGAGTGGAAATCGCAGGTGTGGGATAGCGAAATCGCCCCGCAGCTGGAGTCGCTGATTAAAAAGCCCGGTTACGCGATGTGA
- a CDS encoding dienelactone hydrolase family protein, translating into MRPLFSLCLALLAVAFAARVQAAGGVFEESLALPVVIHGHRYTLDTLVVHPDAPGRYPLALIAQGSSSSEFSPQDIRPDSFRSIAHDFAHRGWTAAVVMWRGYGASSGSVVDDAGTCKAPEAGRFLSDHADDLQAAMISLAHRSDVDSTKKALVMGLSIGGVSALTVAGRVTMPPVGAVINVSGGVYMDAQPFKPNPACHLFYDDLVIEMGRNAHNVATTHTAIPTLWLYAANDPWFSPQLVWRMISAWRTAGGLAELKTFPPFQNDGHKMMLSEAGRRLLLPEIDRFLRAHGFPSWDERPWEGFLGQLSYEDREQVYDYLRSGSTEKALARGQGGQGFYWYSGAATPADARDAALKLCHRRTGDACNIIAENFQLLTR; encoded by the coding sequence TTGCGACCGCTCTTTTCGCTGTGCCTTGCGCTGCTTGCCGTGGCCTTTGCCGCCAGGGTTCAGGCGGCGGGGGGCGTTTTTGAGGAGTCTCTTGCGCTGCCGGTGGTGATTCATGGACACCGCTATACGCTGGATACTCTGGTGGTACACCCGGATGCGCCGGGCCGCTATCCGCTGGCGCTGATAGCCCAGGGGTCGAGCAGTTCGGAGTTTTCACCCCAGGATATCCGCCCGGACAGCTTTCGTTCAATTGCCCATGATTTCGCCCACCGCGGCTGGACGGCTGCGGTGGTGATGTGGCGCGGCTATGGAGCCTCAAGCGGCAGCGTGGTGGATGACGCCGGCACCTGCAAAGCGCCGGAGGCGGGGCGCTTTCTCAGCGATCATGCCGACGATTTGCAGGCCGCGATGATCTCGCTGGCGCACCGGTCGGACGTCGATTCGACGAAAAAAGCGCTGGTGATGGGGCTGTCTATCGGCGGCGTTTCCGCGCTGACGGTGGCGGGAAGGGTGACGATGCCGCCGGTCGGGGCGGTGATTAATGTCTCCGGCGGCGTCTATATGGATGCCCAGCCGTTTAAGCCCAACCCCGCCTGCCATCTGTTTTATGACGACCTGGTGATTGAGATGGGACGAAATGCGCATAATGTCGCGACCACCCACACGGCGATCCCCACGCTGTGGCTGTATGCCGCAAACGACCCCTGGTTTTCACCGCAGCTGGTCTGGCGGATGATCTCCGCCTGGCGGACGGCAGGCGGTCTTGCCGAGCTGAAGACGTTTCCGCCGTTTCAGAATGACGGGCACAAAATGATGCTGAGCGAAGCCGGGCGGCGCCTCCTGCTGCCGGAAATTGACCGCTTCCTGCGCGCGCACGGATTCCCGAGCTGGGACGAACGCCCGTGGGAAGGGTTTCTGGGTCAGCTGAGCTACGAGGACCGGGAGCAGGTCTATGACTATTTGCGTTCGGGGAGCACGGAAAAAGCGCTGGCCCGTGGGCAGGGCGGTCAGGGGTTTTACTGGTACAGCGGCGCGGCGACGCCTGCCGACGCGCGGGATGCGGCGCTGAAGCTGTGCCACCGGCGTACGGGCGATGCGTGCAATATCATTGCGGAAAACTTTCAGCTTCTCACCCGCTGA
- the nhoA gene encoding N-hydroxyarylamine O-acetyltransferase encodes MSPFLIAYFSRLHWTQPPAVDLDTLRELHLRHNCAIPFENLDVLLPREIQLDDQSLEDKLLTARRGGYCFEQNGLFERALKEIGFNVRSVLGRVVLANPPQMPPRTHRLLLVELAGERWIADVGFGGQTLTAPIRLLADKEQATPHGVYRLLNEGNDWILQFLHHEHWQSMYQFDLEKQYFTDYVMGNFWSAHWPQSHFRHHLLMCRHLPEGGKLTLTNFQFTRWEQGHTVEKRTLPDVESLYLLLQDTFGIGVDDHKNGFTLADLAAVMSAFETHPEAEK; translated from the coding sequence ATGAGCCCATTTTTAATCGCCTATTTTTCCCGTCTTCACTGGACGCAGCCCCCGGCGGTCGACCTCGACACGCTGCGGGAGCTTCACCTGCGCCACAACTGCGCCATTCCGTTTGAAAACCTGGACGTTCTGCTTCCCCGGGAAATTCAGCTGGACGATCAGTCGCTGGAGGATAAGCTGCTGACCGCCCGACGCGGCGGCTACTGCTTTGAGCAAAACGGGCTCTTTGAGCGCGCGCTCAAAGAAATTGGCTTTAACGTGCGCAGCGTGCTGGGGCGCGTGGTGCTGGCAAACCCGCCGCAGATGCCGCCGCGTACGCACCGGCTGCTGCTGGTGGAGCTGGCCGGAGAGCGCTGGATTGCCGACGTCGGGTTCGGCGGGCAGACGCTGACGGCGCCGATTCGCCTGCTGGCGGATAAAGAGCAGGCTACGCCGCACGGAGTATATCGCCTGCTCAACGAAGGCAACGACTGGATCCTCCAGTTCCTTCATCACGAACACTGGCAGTCGATGTACCAGTTTGATCTCGAAAAGCAGTATTTCACCGACTACGTCATGGGCAATTTCTGGTCGGCCCACTGGCCGCAGTCCCATTTTCGTCACCATCTGCTGATGTGCCGTCATCTGCCGGAAGGCGGTAAGCTGACGCTGACCAATTTCCAGTTCACCCGCTGGGAGCAGGGGCATACGGTAGAAAAGCGCACACTGCCGGACGTTGAAAGCCTGTACCTGCTGTTGCAGGACACCTTCGGCATCGGCGTGGATGACCACAAAAACGGCTTCACGCTGGCGGATCTGGCCGCCGTGATGTCGGCGTTTGAGACGCATCCGGAAGCGGAAAAATAG
- the ansP gene encoding L-asparagine permease — MNTEHNSAAEHHAAKRRWLNSQDAGYHKAMGNRQVQMIAIGGAIGTGLFLGAGARLQMAGPSLAIVYLVCGIFSFFILRALGELVLHRPSSGSFVSYAREFLGEKAAFVAGWMYFINWAMTGIVDITAVALYMHYWGAFGDVPQWVFALGALAIVGTMNMIGVKWFAEMEFWFALVKVLAIVVFLVVGTVFLGSGKPLDGGATGFHLITDNGGFFPHGLLPALVLVQGVVFAFASIELVGTAAGECKDPQTMVPKAINSVIWRIGLFYVGSVVLLVLLLPWNAYQAGQSPFVTFFSKLGVPYIGSIMNIVVLTAALSSLNSGLYSTGRILRSMSMGGSAPQFMSKMSRHQVPYAGILATLCVYVIGVFLNYLVPSQVFEIVLNVASLGIIASWAFIVVCQMRLRKAIQEGKCAPVSFRMPGAPVTSWLTLLFLLSVLVLMAFDYPNGTYTIGSIPLIAVLLVAGWFGVRKRVHHIHRDAPGNVLTQQTDAR; from the coding sequence ATGAACACCGAACATAACAGCGCGGCAGAGCATCATGCTGCCAAACGCCGATGGCTGAACTCGCAGGACGCGGGGTATCACAAAGCCATGGGCAACCGTCAGGTGCAGATGATCGCCATCGGCGGCGCCATCGGCACCGGGTTATTTTTAGGCGCGGGCGCGCGCCTGCAGATGGCCGGTCCTTCCCTGGCCATCGTTTATCTCGTCTGCGGTATATTCTCTTTTTTCATTCTGCGCGCACTCGGTGAACTGGTGCTGCATCGTCCGTCCAGCGGCAGCTTTGTTTCTTATGCCCGCGAATTTCTCGGCGAAAAAGCCGCCTTTGTCGCTGGCTGGATGTACTTCATCAACTGGGCGATGACCGGCATTGTGGATATCACCGCCGTTGCGCTCTACATGCACTACTGGGGCGCGTTTGGCGATGTGCCGCAGTGGGTATTTGCCCTCGGCGCGCTGGCGATTGTCGGCACCATGAACATGATCGGCGTGAAGTGGTTCGCCGAAATGGAGTTCTGGTTCGCGCTGGTCAAAGTGCTGGCTATTGTGGTGTTTCTGGTGGTCGGCACCGTGTTTCTCGGCAGCGGCAAACCGCTGGACGGCGGCGCCACGGGCTTCCATCTGATCACCGATAACGGCGGCTTTTTCCCGCATGGCCTGCTGCCAGCGCTGGTGCTGGTGCAGGGGGTCGTTTTCGCCTTTGCCTCTATCGAGCTGGTCGGTACCGCCGCCGGGGAGTGCAAAGATCCGCAAACAATGGTGCCAAAAGCGATTAACAGCGTTATCTGGCGCATCGGCCTGTTCTACGTCGGTTCAGTCGTGCTGCTGGTGCTGCTGCTGCCGTGGAACGCCTACCAGGCGGGACAGAGCCCGTTCGTAACCTTCTTCTCGAAGCTTGGTGTGCCGTATATCGGCAGCATTATGAACATCGTGGTGCTGACGGCGGCGCTCTCCAGCCTGAACTCCGGGCTCTATTCTACCGGCCGTATTCTGCGCTCGATGTCGATGGGCGGGTCCGCGCCGCAGTTCATGTCAAAAATGAGCCGCCACCAGGTGCCGTACGCCGGGATCCTCGCCACGCTCTGCGTCTACGTGATTGGCGTCTTCCTGAACTATCTGGTGCCATCGCAGGTGTTCGAAATCGTCCTCAACGTCGCCTCGCTGGGGATTATCGCCTCCTGGGCGTTTATCGTGGTGTGTCAAATGCGCCTGCGTAAGGCGATTCAAGAAGGGAAATGCGCGCCGGTCAGCTTCCGTATGCCTGGGGCGCCGGTGACCTCCTGGCTGACGCTGCTGTTCCTGCTCAGCGTGCTGGTGCTGATGGCGTTCGACTACCCGAACGGGACCTACACCATCGGATCGATTCCGCTGATCGCCGTGCTGCTGGTGGCGGGCTGGTTTGGCGTTCGCAAACGCGTACACCACATCCATCGCGACGCGCCGGGCAACGTCCTGACGCAGCAAACGGATGCCCGCTGA
- a CDS encoding flavin reductase family protein — protein MPHFRPVDLKHASRLLNHGPTILITTYDEQIERRNVMAAAWSMPVEFDPPRIAIVVDKSAWSRELIERSGRFGIVIPGVEATNWTYAVGSVSGRDEDKFNCYGIPVIQGPVLGLPLIEEKCLAWMECRLLPATGAQEKYDTLFGEVVSAAADEQAFVAGRWQFDDDKRNTLHHLGAGTFVTSGRLVRAAE, from the coding sequence ATGCCTCATTTTCGCCCTGTGGACTTAAAACATGCCAGCCGCCTGCTTAATCACGGCCCGACTATCCTGATTACCACCTATGACGAGCAGATCGAGCGGCGAAACGTCATGGCGGCGGCCTGGTCAATGCCGGTGGAGTTCGATCCGCCGCGCATTGCCATCGTCGTGGATAAATCCGCCTGGTCGCGCGAGCTCATCGAGCGCAGCGGCCGTTTTGGCATCGTTATCCCGGGCGTTGAGGCCACGAACTGGACCTACGCCGTCGGCAGCGTCAGCGGACGCGATGAAGATAAATTCAACTGCTATGGGATCCCGGTTATCCAGGGGCCGGTGCTTGGTCTGCCGCTTATTGAAGAGAAGTGTCTGGCGTGGATGGAGTGCAGGCTGCTGCCCGCCACCGGTGCGCAGGAAAAGTACGATACCCTGTTCGGCGAGGTCGTCAGCGCCGCTGCGGATGAGCAGGCCTTCGTCGCCGGTCGCTGGCAGTTTGACGACGATAAGCGCAACACGTTACACCATCTCGGCGCCGGAACGTTCGTTACCAGCGGCCGCCTTGTCCGCGCCGCGGAGTAA
- a CDS encoding YgdI/YgdR family lipoprotein encodes MKKPFLFFLAGTVLVALAGCSSNYVMTTKSGQTIVTHGKPQLDKETGMTRYVDQDGNERQINSSDVAQLIKD; translated from the coding sequence ATGAAAAAGCCTTTCTTATTCTTTTTGGCCGGGACGGTGCTGGTCGCGCTGGCAGGCTGTAGCAGCAACTATGTAATGACCACCAAAAGCGGACAGACGATTGTCACCCACGGCAAACCGCAGCTCGATAAAGAGACCGGGATGACCCGCTATGTCGATCAGGACGGTAATGAGCGGCAGATTAACAGCAGCGACGTGGCGCAGTTAATTAAAGACTAA